In Curtobacterium sp. L6-1, a genomic segment contains:
- a CDS encoding response regulator transcription factor, which translates to MAADHVIRVVLADDQDLVRAGFRVILESEPGVRVVAEASDGAAAVAAVDAHRPDVVCLDVQMPGVDGLEAARRITAADDPPAVLVLTTFDTDEYLFDALAAGASGFLLKNASPEKLIEAVRTVAAGDALLAPDVTRRVISRATTASVPVVVDVPAAGHADADVDADPATSTAGAGSGAGAGAGAGAAGPPEVRVPGLTEREAEVLRLLGRGLSNAEIAGLLFVGEATVKTHVSNVLQKLGVRDRIQAVVWAYEHGVVRSGD; encoded by the coding sequence ATGGCTGCCGACCACGTGATCCGGGTCGTCCTCGCCGACGACCAGGACCTCGTGCGCGCGGGGTTCCGGGTGATCCTCGAGTCCGAGCCGGGCGTGCGGGTCGTGGCCGAGGCGTCGGACGGTGCCGCAGCGGTGGCGGCGGTCGACGCGCACCGGCCGGACGTCGTCTGTCTCGACGTCCAGATGCCCGGGGTCGACGGGCTCGAGGCAGCGCGGCGCATCACGGCCGCCGACGACCCACCGGCGGTGCTCGTCCTGACGACCTTCGACACCGACGAGTACCTGTTCGACGCGCTGGCCGCCGGGGCGAGCGGGTTCCTGCTGAAGAACGCCTCGCCCGAGAAGCTGATCGAGGCGGTCCGGACCGTCGCCGCCGGGGACGCCCTGCTCGCGCCCGACGTCACGCGGCGGGTGATCAGCCGGGCGACCACCGCCTCGGTGCCGGTGGTCGTCGACGTGCCGGCCGCGGGCCACGCGGACGCCGACGTGGACGCGGATCCGGCGACGAGCACTGCCGGAGCCGGTTCCGGTGCAGGTGCAGGTGCAGGTGCAGGTGCCGCTGGTCCGCCGGAGGTCCGGGTGCCGGGGCTGACCGAGCGCGAGGCCGAGGTGCTGCGGCTGCTCGGCCGCGGCCTGAGCAACGCGGAGATCGCCGGGCTGCTCTTCGTGGGCGAGGCCACCGTGAAGACCCACGTGTCGAACGTCCTGCAGAAGCTCGGGGTGCGCGACCGCATCCAGGCCGTGGTGTGGGCGTACGAGCACGGCGTGGTCCGCTCCGGCGACTGA